One Capsicum annuum cultivar UCD-10X-F1 chromosome 2, UCD10Xv1.1, whole genome shotgun sequence genomic window carries:
- the LOC107860245 gene encoding cyclin-D3-2, with protein sequence MGFPLYAQVQNHPISVLLDGLYCEEDQFLDDGDLEVEKHVKKTLPLFECDLFWEDEELATLLAKEKESHLVFESFGSLMSNGFLMEVRKEALDWMLRVIGYYGFTATTAVLAVNYFDRFISGFCIQKDKPWMSQLSAVACLSIAAKMEETQVPLLLDLQVADSRFVFEAKTIQRMELLVLSTLKWKMNLVTPLSFIDHIMRRFGFMNNLHLDFLKKCERLILDIIADSRLVHYPPSVIATAAMSFVINEIELCNAMEYQNQLMSVLKVGKDSLDLIVELMGTSRYKFCQSLKRKHQSVPGSPSGVIDAYFSCESSNDSWSVASSISSSPEPQYKRNKTQDQRMKLAPLGGTVSVVVGSNPH encoded by the exons ATGGGTTTCCCTCTTTATGCCCAGGTCCAAAATCATCCAATTTCTGTTCTTCTTGATGGGCTTTACTGTGAAGAAGATCAATTCTTGGATGATGGTGATTTAGAAGTTGAGAAACATGTTAAAAAGACTCTACCTTTATTTGAGTGTGACTTGTTTTGGGAAGATGAGGAACTTGCCACACTTTTAGCCAAGGAAAAAGAGTCCCATTTGGTTTTTGAATCTTTTGGTAGCTTAATGTCAAATGGGTTTTTAATGGAGGTTAGAAAAGAGGCATTGGATTGGATGTTGAGGGTTATTGGTTACTATGGGTTTACTGCTACTACTGCTGTTTTAGCTGTCAACTATTTTGATAGATTTATATCTGGATTTTGCATTCAGAAAGATAAGCCTTGGATGAGTCAGCTTTCTGCTGTTGCTTGTCTTTCTATTGCTGCTAAAATGGAGGAGACCCAAGTCCCCCTTTTGTTAGACCTTCAA GTTGCTGATTCAAGATTTGTGTTTGAGGCAAAGACTATACAGAGAATGGAGCTTTTGGTGCTTTCCACTCTTAAGTGGAAAATGAATCTGGTGACACCGCTATCTTTCATTGATCATATTATGAGGAGATTTGGATTTATGAACAACCTGCATTTGGATTTTCTTAAGAAGTGTGAACGCCTCATTCTCGATATTATCGCTG ATTCTAGGCTCGTGCATTATCCTCCATCTGTTATTGCAACTGCAGCAATGTCTTTTGTGATCAATGAGATCGAGCTGTGTAATGCTATGGAATACCAGAATCAGCTCATGAGCGTTCTTAAAGTCGGAAAG GACAGCCTTGATCTTATCGTAGAGCTAATGGGCACTTCCCGCTACAAGTTCTGCCAAAGCCTCAAGCGCAAACATCAATCAGTACCTGGAAGTCCAAGTGGTGTCATTGATGCATATTTTAGTTGCGAGAGCTCGAATGATTCATGGTCAGTAGCATCTTCCATTTCCTCCTCACCTGAGCCTCAGTATAAGAGAAACAAAACTCAGGATCAGCGTATGAAACTGGCTCCGCTTGGTGGTACTGTTTCGGTTGTTGTGGGAAGTAATCCTCACTGA